A portion of the Rhodococcus pseudokoreensis genome contains these proteins:
- a CDS encoding GMC family oxidoreductase, which produces MRDASVGEPTGPSKHSYDVVIVGSGMGGGTLAYALADSGVDVLLIERGDFLPQEKQNWSPQEVFEGHRYANAEQWYDTEGRPFSPGTYYYVGGNTKLYGSSLVRFRREDFQSTQHEAGESPEWPFSYDDFAPYYARAEQVYRVHGDHNDDPTLPRDEPFPYPAIGHEPPVQEAADALRRLGYTPSNIPLGIDLREGGGCIRCRTCDGFPCRVLAKSDADVRCVRPAVASGTVELLTNAYVEQVLTDDTGKQATGVRLRHRRTELVVEAATVVVSCGAVNSAALLLRSANPAHPDGLANSSGVVGRNYMVHNNSIMVGINPLKKNTAEFQKTLYLNDFYTHGTADHPYPLGHVQLIGKLQGEMIKGQRPLIPKWALSQATARSIDWWLFTEDLPDPDNRVTLTADGNIQIAWTPNNTRAHEVLVREMRKILRKIGYPFVFSEGTGIEVNSHQAGTVRAGTDPTTSVLDADCRAHDVHNLYVVDSSFFPSLPVMNPALSIAANAFRVAEAITAQHRTTAGRTSPAEPTSV; this is translated from the coding sequence ATGAGAGACGCATCCGTGGGGGAGCCCACAGGCCCGAGCAAGCACAGCTACGACGTCGTCATCGTCGGCAGCGGAATGGGCGGTGGCACACTCGCCTACGCGCTCGCGGACTCGGGAGTCGATGTGCTTCTGATCGAGCGCGGCGACTTCCTGCCGCAGGAAAAGCAGAACTGGAGCCCGCAGGAGGTCTTCGAGGGACACCGGTACGCGAACGCCGAGCAGTGGTACGACACCGAGGGCAGACCGTTCAGCCCCGGCACGTACTACTACGTCGGCGGGAACACCAAACTCTACGGCTCCTCACTGGTGCGGTTCCGCCGGGAAGACTTCCAGTCGACGCAGCACGAGGCCGGCGAATCACCCGAGTGGCCCTTCTCGTACGACGACTTCGCCCCGTATTACGCACGCGCAGAACAGGTGTACCGGGTCCACGGCGACCATAACGACGACCCGACCCTGCCCCGCGACGAACCGTTCCCCTACCCGGCGATCGGACACGAACCGCCGGTGCAGGAGGCCGCCGACGCCCTGCGCCGCCTCGGCTACACCCCGTCGAACATTCCGCTGGGCATCGACCTCCGCGAGGGCGGCGGCTGCATTCGATGTCGGACCTGCGACGGGTTCCCCTGTCGCGTGCTTGCCAAGTCCGATGCGGACGTGCGCTGCGTGCGTCCCGCCGTGGCCTCCGGCACGGTGGAATTGCTGACCAACGCCTACGTCGAACAGGTCCTGACCGACGACACCGGCAAGCAGGCCACCGGAGTTCGGCTGCGGCACCGCAGGACCGAACTCGTCGTCGAGGCAGCCACGGTGGTGGTCTCGTGCGGCGCCGTCAACTCCGCGGCGCTGCTACTGCGGTCGGCGAACCCTGCGCACCCGGACGGTCTCGCCAACTCCTCCGGCGTGGTCGGACGAAACTACATGGTGCACAACAACTCCATCATGGTCGGCATCAACCCGCTGAAGAAGAACACCGCCGAGTTCCAGAAGACGCTGTACCTCAACGATTTCTACACTCACGGCACCGCGGACCACCCCTATCCGCTCGGGCACGTGCAGCTGATCGGGAAACTGCAGGGCGAGATGATCAAGGGCCAACGGCCGCTGATCCCCAAGTGGGCGCTGAGCCAGGCGACGGCCCGCAGCATCGACTGGTGGCTGTTCACCGAGGACCTTCCCGATCCGGACAACCGCGTCACCCTCACCGCCGACGGCAACATCCAGATCGCGTGGACCCCCAACAACACGCGCGCCCACGAGGTCCTGGTCCGGGAGATGCGCAAGATCCTCCGCAAGATCGGGTACCCGTTCGTCTTCAGCGAGGGCACCGGCATCGAGGTCAACTCCCACCAGGCCGGCACCGTCCGCGCCGGAACCGATCCCACGACCTCCGTGCTCGACGCCGATTGCCGCGCCCACGACGTGCACAACCTCTACGTCGTCGACTCGTCTTTCTTCCCGTCCCTGCCCGTGATGAACCCCGCCCTGTCCATCGCGGCCAACGCCTTCCGCGTCGCCGAGGCGATCACCGCACAGCACCGCACGACCGCAGGCCGGACCTCCCCGGCCGAGCCCACGTCCGTCTGA
- a CDS encoding thiamine pyrophosphate-binding protein translates to MTTQQLTGGQMVVDFLIREGVEKVFAIPGHGNTALLDAFVDRADEIELVPAMHEQGAAHMADGYYRASGKIAAICTSIGPGATNTLTGLATAFADSMPMLLITGAVHTYMENRGVLQEIDRPHGNNFPRMVEPVVKRWWQPSRLEQLPVALAQAFNTMHEGRRGPVLVDIPQDLQAEYGDYTPDTGTRRPATRATGDPAVIAEAARLLAGAKRPVIVAGGGVIHAEAAAELMAVAEYLGAPVTHSFQGKGAFPADHDLYAWPCGDMGSIPGNGVTRTADVILAVGCRFSDRITSSYRPGVTFDIPNTKLVQIDIDGFEIGRNYPVEVGVVGDAKTSLQSLQNALTDLGPGRDYRSTDYFAELQNLKAQWDEHLRPMRTTDYLPMTNSRAMVEIRKALPREGILVTDSSNPANQAFNEFPIYGPKTNIVAGGFSGIGFGVPAAIGAQIGAPDTPVLAMVGDGSFLQTGTEIATAAMLGVPLVIVVLNNGGWEAIKDLQISLFGEEREIISGWKNLDGTPYFADITRFAQSLGCSAERVEDPEKLADAIERAFATPGPVIIEAMSAHELPWTEMHPTGWWDITVPAYHGEVRDDYVAQRGF, encoded by the coding sequence ATGACAACACAGCAACTCACCGGCGGACAGATGGTCGTCGACTTCCTGATCCGCGAGGGAGTCGAGAAGGTCTTCGCGATCCCCGGCCACGGCAACACCGCACTCCTCGACGCGTTCGTCGACCGCGCCGACGAGATCGAACTGGTCCCCGCCATGCACGAGCAGGGCGCCGCCCACATGGCCGACGGCTACTACCGGGCCTCGGGCAAGATCGCCGCGATCTGTACCTCCATCGGCCCGGGCGCCACCAACACCCTCACCGGGTTGGCGACCGCGTTCGCCGACTCGATGCCGATGCTCCTGATCACCGGCGCCGTGCACACCTACATGGAGAACCGGGGTGTGCTGCAGGAGATCGACCGCCCGCACGGCAACAACTTCCCCCGCATGGTCGAACCGGTCGTCAAGCGCTGGTGGCAGCCCAGCCGCCTCGAACAGCTTCCGGTGGCGCTCGCCCAGGCGTTCAACACCATGCACGAGGGCCGGCGCGGACCGGTGCTCGTCGACATTCCGCAGGACCTGCAGGCCGAATACGGCGACTACACCCCCGACACCGGCACCCGCAGGCCCGCCACCCGCGCAACCGGTGACCCGGCCGTGATCGCCGAGGCCGCCCGCCTGCTCGCCGGCGCGAAGCGTCCGGTCATCGTCGCCGGCGGCGGCGTCATCCACGCCGAGGCCGCCGCGGAGTTGATGGCCGTCGCCGAGTACCTCGGGGCACCGGTCACGCACTCGTTCCAGGGCAAGGGCGCCTTCCCCGCCGACCACGACCTCTACGCCTGGCCGTGCGGCGACATGGGTTCGATCCCGGGCAACGGCGTCACCCGCACCGCCGACGTGATCCTCGCCGTCGGCTGCCGGTTCAGCGACCGCATCACCTCCTCGTACCGCCCCGGCGTCACGTTCGACATCCCGAACACCAAACTGGTGCAGATCGACATCGACGGATTCGAGATCGGCCGCAACTACCCCGTCGAGGTGGGTGTCGTCGGCGACGCGAAAACGTCCCTGCAGTCCCTGCAGAACGCCCTCACCGACCTCGGGCCCGGCCGCGACTACCGCAGCACCGACTACTTCGCCGAACTACAGAACCTCAAGGCGCAGTGGGACGAGCACCTGCGGCCGATGCGGACCACCGACTACCTGCCCATGACCAACTCGCGGGCCATGGTCGAGATCCGCAAGGCCCTGCCCCGCGAGGGCATCCTCGTCACCGACTCGTCCAACCCCGCCAACCAGGCGTTCAACGAGTTCCCGATCTACGGCCCGAAGACCAACATCGTCGCCGGCGGGTTCTCCGGCATCGGATTCGGTGTGCCCGCCGCGATCGGCGCGCAGATCGGCGCCCCCGACACCCCCGTCCTGGCGATGGTCGGCGACGGCAGCTTCCTGCAGACCGGCACCGAAATCGCGACCGCCGCCATGCTCGGCGTGCCGCTGGTGATCGTCGTCCTCAACAACGGCGGCTGGGAAGCGATCAAAGACCTCCAGATCAGCCTGTTCGGTGAGGAACGCGAAATCATCTCCGGATGGAAGAACCTCGACGGGACACCGTATTTCGCCGACATCACCCGGTTCGCCCAGTCGCTCGGCTGCAGCGCCGAACGCGTCGAGGACCCGGAGAAGCTGGCCGACGCGATCGAGCGGGCGTTCGCGACACCGGGCCCGGTGATCATCGAGGCGATGAGCGCACACGAACTGCCCTGGACCGAGATGCACCCCACCGGCTGGTGGGACATCACCGTCCCCGCCTACCACGGCGAGGTCCGCGACGACTACGTCGCCCAGCGCGGATTCTGA
- a CDS encoding sugar phosphate isomerase/epimerase family protein, translating to MGEIKLGLNLEFARFENGSFDWAMDQAAEIGYKYVEPMVYWGRELLSTAGYFHTRSMLDDPLIIRDAAESRGLSISSLSSHAPLAKPDVSVDYLKQSIRYAAEVGSPMIMIDDGPLPTWTTEAENYTLMRYTLQEAAKVAEPRGIKIAIETHGEYTATPERLEKIMNLIDSPALTINLDTGNSYLSENDPHEWLEQIIGDVTHLHAKDIGVDDAKRLRGKVRGMLGCACGDGVIDWERIVKTLHQADHDVVLSVECGGLDAAKKSYTYLTDLITRIQAG from the coding sequence ATGGGAGAGATCAAACTCGGCCTGAACCTGGAGTTCGCCCGCTTCGAGAACGGCTCCTTCGACTGGGCCATGGACCAGGCCGCCGAGATCGGCTACAAGTACGTCGAACCGATGGTCTACTGGGGCCGCGAACTGCTGAGCACCGCCGGGTACTTCCACACCCGATCGATGCTCGACGACCCGCTGATCATCCGGGACGCCGCCGAATCCCGGGGGCTGTCCATCTCGTCGCTGTCCAGCCACGCCCCGCTGGCCAAACCGGACGTGTCGGTCGACTACCTCAAGCAGTCGATCCGCTACGCCGCCGAGGTCGGGTCCCCAATGATCATGATCGACGACGGCCCGCTGCCGACGTGGACCACCGAGGCGGAGAATTACACGCTGATGCGGTACACCCTGCAGGAGGCCGCGAAGGTGGCCGAACCGCGCGGCATCAAGATCGCGATCGAGACGCACGGCGAATACACCGCCACTCCGGAGCGGCTCGAGAAGATCATGAACCTGATCGACAGCCCCGCGCTGACGATCAACCTCGACACCGGCAACAGCTACCTCAGCGAGAACGACCCGCACGAGTGGCTCGAGCAGATCATCGGGGACGTCACCCACCTGCACGCCAAGGACATCGGCGTCGACGACGCGAAACGGCTGCGCGGCAAGGTCCGCGGCATGCTCGGCTGCGCCTGCGGCGACGGCGTCATCGATTGGGAGCGGATCGTGAAAACCCTCCACCAGGCGGACCACGACGTCGTCCTGTCCGTCGAATGCGGTGGCCTCGACGCCGCGAAGAAGAGCTACACCTATCTCACAGATCTGATCACCCGCATCCAGGCCGGCTGA
- a CDS encoding LacI family DNA-binding transcriptional regulator produces the protein MTTMHDVARAAGVSQAAVSYAYNQPHKLSAARRAHIFQVAAELGYAGPNPAGRNLRTGQVGALGLMITDSLRYAFDDPATSQLLKGISEVGELAEVALTLLPCPLESTRVAEGSGVLVRGAVDGFLAYAMPDGHPGMQTAMSRRLPIVVIDGHNPGGLPRVGIQDRQAAKEIAEHVLSLGHRHVGFLVDRLVPDGKGGRVDAARTRAARDHVMKERLAGYASACRKHKVPWSSAVVVEAGGFDYELSRTAVETLLDAGPVTAVVAASDLLALAAIDVARERGLRVPEDLSVVGFDDIPAARAAGLTTVRQPLVDKGREAAQLLLDIIGGGPGREITLPTELVVRESTGPAPADQ, from the coding sequence GTGACCACGATGCACGACGTCGCCCGAGCGGCAGGCGTGTCCCAGGCGGCGGTCTCGTACGCGTACAACCAGCCCCACAAGCTGTCCGCAGCGCGGCGCGCCCACATCTTCCAGGTGGCCGCGGAACTCGGCTATGCCGGCCCCAACCCCGCAGGCCGCAATCTCCGCACCGGGCAGGTCGGTGCGCTGGGGCTGATGATCACCGACTCATTGCGGTACGCCTTCGATGATCCCGCCACCTCACAGTTGCTCAAGGGCATCTCGGAGGTCGGCGAACTCGCCGAGGTCGCACTGACACTGCTTCCCTGCCCACTCGAGTCCACCCGGGTGGCCGAGGGTTCCGGTGTGCTGGTGCGCGGCGCCGTGGACGGCTTCCTTGCGTACGCGATGCCGGACGGCCATCCCGGGATGCAGACGGCGATGAGCCGGCGGCTGCCGATCGTGGTGATCGACGGCCATAATCCGGGCGGGCTGCCGCGGGTCGGAATCCAGGATCGGCAGGCCGCCAAGGAGATCGCGGAGCACGTGCTCTCCCTCGGACACCGGCACGTCGGGTTTCTCGTCGACCGCCTCGTGCCCGACGGCAAGGGCGGGCGCGTCGACGCCGCCCGCACCCGGGCCGCCCGCGACCACGTGATGAAGGAACGACTCGCCGGATACGCGTCCGCCTGCCGGAAACACAAGGTGCCGTGGTCGTCCGCCGTCGTCGTCGAAGCAGGCGGATTCGACTACGAGTTGTCCCGCACCGCCGTCGAGACTCTGCTCGACGCCGGACCCGTGACCGCCGTCGTCGCCGCCTCCGACCTGCTGGCCCTCGCCGCGATCGACGTCGCCCGGGAACGCGGCCTCCGGGTGCCGGAGGATCTGTCGGTGGTCGGTTTCGACGACATTCCCGCGGCCCGCGCCGCCGGACTCACGACGGTCCGGCAACCCCTCGTCGACAAGGGCCGCGAGGCCGCACAACTGCTGCTTGACATCATCGGCGGCGGACCCGGACGCGAGATCACGCTGCCCACCGAACTCGTCGTCCGCGAGAGCACCGGTCCCGCGCCCGCCGATCAGTGA
- a CDS encoding LysR family transcriptional regulator encodes MFTADNMRYLLELSRTGRLADAAKRLGVDHTTVSRRITRLEKDTGTRLFDRGVSGWQLTEAGRRLVPHAEAVETAVLAALDETSSRGGLTGTVRIITPDGFGSFVLVPGLAEVRSEHPDLFTELVTSTTHDLLTGRDFDIAVTLERPSPRSVVVRKLAEYDLRLYASRHYLSEHGPITALEDLRHHTLIWYVDAFLDVEPLRILDALIPDFQAQIQTNNIAGHYQAVKHGVGIAPLPSYIGALDDDLVPILTDDFIAHRTYWLVVPRELTRLARVKAITEALYSIVDGNPELRGAAR; translated from the coding sequence ATGTTTACCGCAGACAACATGCGTTACCTCCTGGAGCTGTCGAGAACCGGTCGCCTCGCCGACGCAGCGAAGCGACTCGGTGTCGATCACACAACCGTCTCGCGGAGAATTACCCGACTCGAGAAAGACACGGGCACCAGGCTTTTCGATCGCGGGGTGTCGGGATGGCAGCTCACCGAAGCGGGCAGACGGCTGGTTCCCCACGCGGAAGCGGTGGAGACCGCGGTCCTCGCCGCGCTCGACGAAACGTCGTCGAGGGGCGGGCTGACCGGCACCGTCCGGATCATCACGCCCGACGGTTTCGGGTCGTTCGTGCTGGTGCCGGGTCTCGCGGAGGTGCGGTCCGAGCACCCCGATCTGTTCACCGAACTCGTCACGTCGACTACCCACGACCTGCTGACCGGGCGCGACTTCGACATCGCCGTCACCCTCGAACGACCGTCGCCGCGGTCCGTGGTGGTCCGCAAACTGGCGGAGTACGACCTCCGCCTGTACGCGTCGCGGCACTACCTGAGCGAGCACGGCCCCATCACGGCACTGGAGGATCTGCGCCATCACACGCTCATCTGGTACGTGGACGCGTTCCTGGACGTCGAACCGCTGCGCATCCTCGACGCGCTGATTCCGGATTTCCAGGCGCAGATCCAGACCAACAACATCGCCGGCCACTACCAGGCCGTGAAACACGGCGTCGGGATCGCGCCACTGCCGAGTTACATCGGGGCGCTCGACGACGATCTCGTGCCGATCCTCACCGACGACTTCATCGCCCACCGCACCTACTGGCTGGTCGTGCCGCGGGAACTGACCCGACTCGCGCGGGTCAAGGCGATCACCGAGGCGCTCTACTCCATCGTCGACGGCAATCCCGAACTACGCGGCGCAGCAAGGTGA